Proteins co-encoded in one Setaria viridis chromosome 9, Setaria_viridis_v4.0, whole genome shotgun sequence genomic window:
- the LOC117837064 gene encoding two-component response regulator-like PRR73 isoform X1, translated as MGSTCQAGTDGPSHKDVRGIANGATANGYHGAEADADEWREKEDDLPNGHSGPPGAQQVDEQKDQQGQTIQWERFLPVKTLRVLLVEIDDSTRQVVSALLRKCCYEVIPAENGLHAWQHLEDLQNNIDLVLTEVFMPCLSGIGLLSKITSHKVCKDIPVIMMSSNDSMSMVFKCLSKGAVDFLVKPLRKNELKNLWQHVWRRCHSSSGSGSESGIQTQKCAKPNTGDEYENNSASSHDDDENDDEEDDDLSVGLNARDGSDNGSGTQSSWTKRAVEIDSPQQMSPDQLADPPDSTCAQVIHPKSEICSNKWLPAANKRNSKKQKENKDESMGKYLEIGAPRNSTAEYQSSLNDTSVNPTEKRHEVHIPQCKSKKKVMEEDDCTNMLSEPNTETADLISSIARNTEGQQAVQVADAPDCPAKMPVGNDKDHDSHIEVTPHELGLKRLKTNGATTEIHDEWNILRRSDLSAFTRYHTSVASNQGGAGFGESSSPQDNSSEAVKTDSTCKMKSNSDAAPIKQGSNGSSNNNDMGSSTKNVIAKPSGNRERVTSPSAVKSNQHTSAFHPMPHQISPANVVGKDKTDEGISNAVKVGHPAEVPQSCVQHHHHVHYYLHVMTQQQPSIDRGSSDAQCGSSNVFDPPVEGHAANYSVNGAVSGGHNGSNGQNGSSAAPNIARPNMESVNGTMSKNVAGGGSGSGSGNGTYQNRFPQREAALNKFRLKRKDRNFGKKVRYQSRKRLAEQRPRVRGQFVRQSGQEDQAGQDIER; from the exons ATGGGTAGCACCTGCCAAGCTGGGACGGACGGGCCTTCCCACAAGGATGTGAGGGGGATCGCAAATGGCGCCACAGCGAATGGCTACCATGGGGCCGAGGCTGATGCGGATGAATGGAGGGAAAAGGAAGATGACTTACCCAATGGGCACAGCGGGCCACCAGGCGCACAGCAGGTGGATGAGCAGAAGGACCAACAGGGACAGACCATTCAGTGGGAGAGGTTCCTCCCTGTGAAGACACTGAGAGTCTTGCTGGTGGAGATCGATGACTCCACTCGTCAGGTGGTCAGTGCCCTGCTCCGTAAGTGCTGCTATGAAG TTATCCCTGCAGAAAATGGTTTACATGCATGGCAACATCTTGAAGATCTGCAGAACAACATTGACCTTGTATTGACTGAGGTTTTCATGCCTTGTCTATCTGGCATCGGTCTGCTTAGCAAAATCACAAGTCACAAAGTCTGCAAGGACATTCCTGTGATTA TGATGTCTTCGAATGACTCTATGAGTATGGTGTTTAAGTGTTTGTCAAAGGGTGCAGTTGACTTCTTAGTAAAGCCACTACGTAAGAATGAGCTTAAGAACCTTTGGCAGCATGTTTGGAGGCGATGCCACAGT TCCAGTGGCAGTGGAAGTGAAAGTGGCATCCAGACACAAAAGTGTGCCAAACCAAATACTGGTGACGAGTATGAGAACAACAGTGCCAGCAGTCATGATGATGACGAAAAtgacgatgaagaagatgacgacTTGAGTGTCGGACTCAATGCTAGGGATGGAAGTGATAATGGCAGCGGCACTCAA AGTTCATGGACAAAGCGTGCTGTGGAGATTGACAGTCCACAACAAATGTCTCCTGATCAACTAGCTGATCCACCTGATAGTACATGTGCACAAGTAATTCACCCCAAATCAGAGATATGCAGTAATAAGTGGTTACCAGCTGCAAATAAAAGGAACAGCAAGAAACAAAAGGAGAATAAAG ATGAATCTATGGGGAAATACTTAGAGATAGGTGCTCCTAGGAATTCGACTGCAGAATATCAATCATCTCTCAATGATACTTCTGTTAATCCAACAGAAAAACGGCATGAGGTTCACATTCCCCAATGCAAATCTAAAAAGAAAGTGATGGAAGAAGATGACTGCACAAACATGCTGAGTGAACCAAATACTGAAACTGCTGATTTGATTAGCTCGATAGCCAGAAACACAGAGGGCCAACAAGCAGTACAAGTTGCTGATGCACCTGATTGCCCTGCCAAGATGCCCGTTGGAAATGATAAGGATCATGATTCTCATATCGAAGTGACACCCCATGAGTTGGGTTTGAAGAGATTGAAAACAAATGGAGCTACAACGGAAATCCATGATGAATGGAATATTTTGAGAAGATCAGATCTGTCAGCCTTCACCAG GTACCATACATCTGTGGCTTCCAATCAAGGTGGAGCAGGATTTGGGGAAAGCTCTTCGCCACAAGATAACAGTTCTGAGGCTGTTAAAACGGACTCTACCTGCAAGATGAAGTCAAATTCAGATGCTGCTCCAATAAAGCAGGGCTCTAATGGCAGTAGCAACAATAATGACATGGGCTCCAGTACAAAGAATGTTATCGCCAAGCCTTCGGGTAACAGGGAGAGAGTAACATCACCGTCAGCTGTAAAATCTAATCAACATACCTCAGCATTCCATCCTATGCCGCATCAGATATCACCAGCTAATGTAGTGGGGAAAGACAAAACTGATGAAGGAATTTCCAATGCAGTGAAAGTGGGCCACCCAGCAGAGGTACCACAAAGCTGCGTGCAACATCATCATCACGTCCATTATTACCTCCATGTTATGACACAGCAACAGCCATCAATTGACCGTGGATCATCAGATGCTCAGTGTGGTTCATCCAATGTGTTTGATCCTCCTGTTGAAGGACACGCTGCAAACTACAGTGTGAATGGGGCTGTCTCAGGTGGTCATAATGGGTCCAATGGGCAGAATGGAAGTAGTGCTGCTCCCAACATTGCAAGACCAAACATGGAGAGTGTTAATGGCACTATGAGCAAAAATGTGGCTGGAGGTGGCAGTGGAAGTGGAAGTGGCAATGGCACTTATCAGAATCGGTTCCCTCAACGTGAAGCTGCATTGAACAAATTCAGACTGAAGCGGAAAGATCGGAACTTCGGTAAAAAG GTTCGCTACCAAAGCAGGAAGAGACTAGCTGAGCAGCGGCCACGGGTCCGTGGGCAGTTTGTGCGACAATCTGGACAAGAAGATCAAGCAGGCCAAGATATAGAGAGATGA
- the LOC117837064 gene encoding two-component response regulator-like PRR73 isoform X2: protein MALVIGMAITCGPCVMRTSNGIAQYWHLCDVIPAENGLHAWQHLEDLQNNIDLVLTEVFMPCLSGIGLLSKITSHKVCKDIPVIMMSSNDSMSMVFKCLSKGAVDFLVKPLRKNELKNLWQHVWRRCHSSSGSGSESGIQTQKCAKPNTGDEYENNSASSHDDDENDDEEDDDLSVGLNARDGSDNGSGTQSSWTKRAVEIDSPQQMSPDQLADPPDSTCAQVIHPKSEICSNKWLPAANKRNSKKQKENKDESMGKYLEIGAPRNSTAEYQSSLNDTSVNPTEKRHEVHIPQCKSKKKVMEEDDCTNMLSEPNTETADLISSIARNTEGQQAVQVADAPDCPAKMPVGNDKDHDSHIEVTPHELGLKRLKTNGATTEIHDEWNILRRSDLSAFTRYHTSVASNQGGAGFGESSSPQDNSSEAVKTDSTCKMKSNSDAAPIKQGSNGSSNNNDMGSSTKNVIAKPSGNRERVTSPSAVKSNQHTSAFHPMPHQISPANVVGKDKTDEGISNAVKVGHPAEVPQSCVQHHHHVHYYLHVMTQQQPSIDRGSSDAQCGSSNVFDPPVEGHAANYSVNGAVSGGHNGSNGQNGSSAAPNIARPNMESVNGTMSKNVAGGGSGSGSGNGTYQNRFPQREAALNKFRLKRKDRNFGKKVRYQSRKRLAEQRPRVRGQFVRQSGQEDQAGQDIER from the exons ATGGCATTGGTGATTGGTATGGCTATAACATGTGGGCCATGTGTAATGCGCACATCCAATGGTATTGCCCAATATTGGCATCTTTGTGATG TTATCCCTGCAGAAAATGGTTTACATGCATGGCAACATCTTGAAGATCTGCAGAACAACATTGACCTTGTATTGACTGAGGTTTTCATGCCTTGTCTATCTGGCATCGGTCTGCTTAGCAAAATCACAAGTCACAAAGTCTGCAAGGACATTCCTGTGATTA TGATGTCTTCGAATGACTCTATGAGTATGGTGTTTAAGTGTTTGTCAAAGGGTGCAGTTGACTTCTTAGTAAAGCCACTACGTAAGAATGAGCTTAAGAACCTTTGGCAGCATGTTTGGAGGCGATGCCACAGT TCCAGTGGCAGTGGAAGTGAAAGTGGCATCCAGACACAAAAGTGTGCCAAACCAAATACTGGTGACGAGTATGAGAACAACAGTGCCAGCAGTCATGATGATGACGAAAAtgacgatgaagaagatgacgacTTGAGTGTCGGACTCAATGCTAGGGATGGAAGTGATAATGGCAGCGGCACTCAA AGTTCATGGACAAAGCGTGCTGTGGAGATTGACAGTCCACAACAAATGTCTCCTGATCAACTAGCTGATCCACCTGATAGTACATGTGCACAAGTAATTCACCCCAAATCAGAGATATGCAGTAATAAGTGGTTACCAGCTGCAAATAAAAGGAACAGCAAGAAACAAAAGGAGAATAAAG ATGAATCTATGGGGAAATACTTAGAGATAGGTGCTCCTAGGAATTCGACTGCAGAATATCAATCATCTCTCAATGATACTTCTGTTAATCCAACAGAAAAACGGCATGAGGTTCACATTCCCCAATGCAAATCTAAAAAGAAAGTGATGGAAGAAGATGACTGCACAAACATGCTGAGTGAACCAAATACTGAAACTGCTGATTTGATTAGCTCGATAGCCAGAAACACAGAGGGCCAACAAGCAGTACAAGTTGCTGATGCACCTGATTGCCCTGCCAAGATGCCCGTTGGAAATGATAAGGATCATGATTCTCATATCGAAGTGACACCCCATGAGTTGGGTTTGAAGAGATTGAAAACAAATGGAGCTACAACGGAAATCCATGATGAATGGAATATTTTGAGAAGATCAGATCTGTCAGCCTTCACCAG GTACCATACATCTGTGGCTTCCAATCAAGGTGGAGCAGGATTTGGGGAAAGCTCTTCGCCACAAGATAACAGTTCTGAGGCTGTTAAAACGGACTCTACCTGCAAGATGAAGTCAAATTCAGATGCTGCTCCAATAAAGCAGGGCTCTAATGGCAGTAGCAACAATAATGACATGGGCTCCAGTACAAAGAATGTTATCGCCAAGCCTTCGGGTAACAGGGAGAGAGTAACATCACCGTCAGCTGTAAAATCTAATCAACATACCTCAGCATTCCATCCTATGCCGCATCAGATATCACCAGCTAATGTAGTGGGGAAAGACAAAACTGATGAAGGAATTTCCAATGCAGTGAAAGTGGGCCACCCAGCAGAGGTACCACAAAGCTGCGTGCAACATCATCATCACGTCCATTATTACCTCCATGTTATGACACAGCAACAGCCATCAATTGACCGTGGATCATCAGATGCTCAGTGTGGTTCATCCAATGTGTTTGATCCTCCTGTTGAAGGACACGCTGCAAACTACAGTGTGAATGGGGCTGTCTCAGGTGGTCATAATGGGTCCAATGGGCAGAATGGAAGTAGTGCTGCTCCCAACATTGCAAGACCAAACATGGAGAGTGTTAATGGCACTATGAGCAAAAATGTGGCTGGAGGTGGCAGTGGAAGTGGAAGTGGCAATGGCACTTATCAGAATCGGTTCCCTCAACGTGAAGCTGCATTGAACAAATTCAGACTGAAGCGGAAAGATCGGAACTTCGGTAAAAAG GTTCGCTACCAAAGCAGGAAGAGACTAGCTGAGCAGCGGCCACGGGTCCGTGGGCAGTTTGTGCGACAATCTGGACAAGAAGATCAAGCAGGCCAAGATATAGAGAGATGA
- the LOC117836609 gene encoding elongator complex protein 6: protein MEEYGGGDLLTEAMGSAARLVVVEDCVEAPGAFVLHLLLKRALAGGGAAAFLALAQPFTHYDRILRKMGCNLSLHRRNERLHFFELQAFPGGARDGAIADSFVRLYSEIQRVAEATRSGENAGQFTIVIDDVSLLEVAAHGSIDNVLDFLHYCVTLTSEMNCSLVILVHEDIYAGEENNGLLLHLRHIADLVVKAAPLSTGLAADVHGQLSVVNKGTFSEQRAKAQKVWNFHFKVKENGADFFYPGSRH from the exons ATGGAGGAGTACGGAGGGGGAGACCTCCTGACCGAGGCGATGGGCTCCGCGGCGCGGTTGGTGGTAGTAGAGGACTGCGTGGAGGCGCCGGGGGCCttcgtcctccacctcctcctcaagcgcgcgctcgccggcggcggggcggctgcCTTCCTCGCCCTCGCGCAGCCTTTCACCCATTACGACCGAATCCTGCGCAAGATG GGATGTAACCTTTCCCTGCATAGGAGGAACGAGAGGCTTCATTTCTTTGAATTGCAAGCATTCCCAG GTGGAGCTAGGGATGGCGCCATTGCTGATAGCTTTGTTCGACTGTACAGTGAAATTCAAAGAGTGGCGGAGGCAACCAGGAGTGGAGAAAATGCAGGCCAATTCACCATCGTGATAGACGATGTTTCACTGTTGGAAGTTGCGGCCCATGGTTCCATAGACAATGTGCTGGACTTCTTGCATTATTGTGTGACTCTTACATCTGAGATG AATTGCTCGCTGGTGATCCTCGTCCACGAGGATATATATGCAGGCGAGGAGAACAATGGTCTTCTTTTACATTTGCGCCACATTGCAGATCTTGTGGTTAAAGCAGCACCTTTGAGCACAGGCTTGGCTGCTGATGTTCATGGACAG CTTTCGGTGGTCAACAAGGGTACATTCAGCGAGCAAAGGGCAAAAGCGCAGAAGGTTTGGAATTTCCATTTTAAAGTGAAGGAAAATGGTGCGGACTTCTTTTATCCAGGGAGCAGACATTAG
- the LOC117838232 gene encoding probable serine/threonine-protein kinase PBL7 yields the protein MSMVTVDASHAGFITNLDLECCIDGKAFRYADLYVATGGFSVDRLLGHGGFGQVYKGFHNGTNEEVAIKRLDLQGQQGDREFITEAVMLSSLHHPNLVKLVGYCADLGQRILVYEYMPLGSLYSHIHDLPPGRQPLDWSTRIQILLGAAKGLEYLHNKVKPPIINRDVKCANILLGEGYHPKLSDFGLAKLGPTGDNTHVSTRVMGTPGYCAPEYLMTGKLTVSTDIYSFGVVMLEVLTGRIARDESLPESERNLASWAVNPTLRPDITNLVDPALQGQCSASRLYHAFLLAARCVSELPAMRPAITEVVRTLDKISKPATKKRQLERGGPSTTARTSSGGNQAQVKDQGQGS from the exons ATGTCAATGGTCACGGTGGATGCCTCTCATGCTGGGTTCATCACAAACCTGGATCTAGAGTGCTGCATTGATGGAAAGGCTTTCAGATATGCGGATCTGTATGTGGCAACAGGTGGATTCAGTGTAGACCGCCTCCTGGGACATGGTGGGTTCGGCCAAGTGTATAAGGGCTTTCATAATGGCACCAATGAG GAGGTGGCTATAAAGAGGCTTGATCTCCAGGGACAGCAAGGTGACAGGGAATTCATTACTGAAGCTGTGATGCTGAGCAGCCTGCACCACCCAAATCTTGTAAAGCTTGTTGGCTATTGTGCTGATCTTGGACAGAGGATTTTAGTTTACGAGTATATGCCTTTGGGTTCCCTATACAGTCATATCCATG ATCTTCCCCCCGGTCGGCAGCCTCTTGACTGGAGTACAAGAATTCAGATACTTCTTGGTGCTGCTAAAGGTCTTGAGTATTTGCATAACAAGGTTAAACCTCCTATCATTAATCGTGATGTGAAATGCGCAAACATTTTGCTTGGAGAGGGGTATCACCCAAAACTGTCTGACTTCGGCTTAGCAAAGCTAGGTCCAACCGGTGATAATACCCATGTTTCAACTAGAGTTATGGGTACACCTGGATATTGTGCACCAGAGTATTTGATGACTGGTAAATTGACTGTAAGCACAGATATTTATAGCTTTGGTGTTGTTATGTTGGAGGTTCTCACTGGAAGAATTGCTAGAGATGAAAGTCTCCCTGAATCTGAGCGAAACCTTGCTTCATGG GCTGTCAATCCTACCCTCAGACCGGACATCACCAATCTGGTAGACCCGGCGCTGCAGGGTCAGTGCTCCGCGAGTCGTTTGTACCATGCATTTCTTCTTGCTGCACGATGTGTCAGTGAATTACCCGCTATGAGGCCAGCCATTACAGAAGTGGTCAGGACTCTCGACAAGATCTCGAAGCCAGCTACTAAGAAGAGGCAGTTGGAGCGTGGGGGACCCAGCACAACAGCTAGAACTAGCTCTGGTGGGAACCAAGCCCAGGTCAAGGATCAGGGGCAAGGAAGCTGA